Below is a genomic region from Pseudovibrio brasiliensis.
TGCACGTAGGTCTGGAATGCATAACCATCCAGATCAGTGCCGTAACGGGCAACCCAATCGGTGCTGACGTTCACGGTTGACGAAAGGATGGTGCTGCCGCGAGTGGTCGAGTTTGCGTAAGCGCCGCTGTCGTTGTCGTCAAATGTGATCTGAGCACCAGAGCTGACAGTGCGGAACTCAATGCCGGTGACCATTGTCCAGGCTTCCAGAGCTTTGGTTGCAAGCTCACGACCGGAAGAGTTCAAGCCGTTGAGGTTCACGGTAAGGGACTCGCCCGGGCTCACGTCAAATGCGCGACGACCACGGCCAGTGCTGTTCCAGTAACCATCTGTCAGCTGAGCTGCAATCTGATCGTTGGTGAATGCGTTCGGATCGGTTGGTGGGTCAGTTGGGCCGCCATCTGCATCAACAGAGATTCTGTAATCGCCGCTGTAACGGTCGTTATAGGAAGCTGCGCCGATGTAGTAGGTGCCAGTGGTTGTTGCGGTGAAAGTGATTTCGGAGTTACGTCCGCTGCCACCGTCATCGTCTGTTGCAATTTCGTTTGCGTTGGAATCGTAAAGATACAGATATGTGTCGGAAACGCCCCCACTTCCGATGCCATCCATAGAAATGGTGTAGGTTACCCCTGCCTGCACCTCGAGTTTGATTGCGTCTTTATCGCCGGAGAAACTCAAAGTTCCTTCAAAGGTATCTCCCGATGAAATGGAGTAAGGTGTTGATGTGCTGTAAGGCGCATCGCCACCTTCAATAACTCTGGCTTCCTCACCATGGTAATCTCTAAACATATTATCTCCCCTAGAGTAATATCAGTAGTAAACCATTTAAACGTATGAGACGTGCACTCGAAGGCAATATAGATTTTTGTCGGATTCACAGATGAAAGTAATATCAACACAATCAATAGTTGAAACCTTGACGAGTTTCAGGTGTGCAAATAGAATACGTGATATATTATTTCATGCTTAAAACATTTGATTTTTTCCGTAATTTCAATTCAATATCCTAATATAATTAGATAAAAACACTTTGCCGTCTGATAAAAAATTCTAAAAACTGACCAGTTGATCAAATAATTGTAGTATGTTTTTCTTGCGGACTATTCTAATAAATGGATATTTAATACTTAATTTTATTTAGTGATTCTGCAACTTTAGATTTTCCGGAACTACGTAAAATCGATAGAAATTCACAGGTCCACCGGTGGATCTGAGTGGGGTTGACGGGGTAAGTTGGCACATTAACGGAGCTAATCCGGCAAAATGACCTTAAGGTAACTTGCGTTGCTGAAGCCAGCTAACAAAACACCCCGGTCAATGGGGCTTGACCAGGGTGAGTTGTGGGCAGGGTAATTTGCTACCCAGGGGAAATTTCTTTCCTGAATGGCTCAGAAAGGATTCTCCGCCCCTAAGGGCACTTTGTGAGTACGCGAACCCGAAAAAGTGCAGATGGAGGCGGGGCGGAGAGGGGTCTGCCTGTTTGCTGTGCGAATCTCCGGCCCGTCTAGGGGTGCGAGCCGGGGAAATGCATCAGAGGCTCGCCAAGAACTCCTGGTTCAGATCAATACCGAGACCCGGAGCAGTTGGTTTGGCAAAACCACCGTCCACCAGCTCAGCTTCCGGAGTGACAAGATACTTACGCAGTTCGCCATCGCAGAATTCTGGATGCACGTACTCAAAGTATGGCGCATTGCCGACAGCGAACTGGTAATGGATCGCGGCAGCGGATGTGATGCCGGTCTTCCAGTTATGAGGCATCACCTGCACATTATTGGCGGTTGCCATCTCTGTGATACGGCGCAGCTCTGTCAGGCCGCCGCAGCGGTTATAATCTGACTGCAGCAGATGCACTTTGCCTTTGGTGATCCACTCCTCGGCTTCAAAGCGGGTGGTGCTCATCTCTGCGCCGCAAATGCGGGAGCGGGTGTTTTCTACCAGCTTGGCGTGACCGCTGAGATCGTCGTGCTGCAGCGTCGCCTCTGCGAAGTACAGCTCCAGATCCTCAATGGAGTTGAGCAGACGCGCCACTTCGTACCAGTCGGTAAAGCGGTAGAGGTAGTCCACCATCATATCCGTGTCGTGACCCAAGATGCCGCGCAGCTCACGCAGATAGTAGGCGACTTCCTTGGTGCTCCAGTCCGCTTTGATCGGCACGCACACTTTCACCGCGCGGATGTTGTGTGCCTTGGCTTTCTCCAGCAGTGGCGCGTAGCCCTTGATGGCCACGTCCAAAGACGCATCCACCGGAATGGCTGGATAGAGTGTCAGGTATGGATGGACCTTGTCCTTGTTGGTGCCGCCGAGCAGTTGGTAAGCCGGGACGCCGAGCTGTTTGCCCGCAAGGTCGTAAAGGGCCATGTCGATGCCGGAAAGGGCGAACATGCCCAAACCACGCATGCCCTGCCACTGCGTGGCGTCATACATGGCATCCCAGATGGCGTTGATTTCGATAGGCAGGCGACCAATCGCTTTTTCGGTGATGTTGGTCAGCCATTTGTGTTCTGTTTCGATGTTGGCGTAAGCGAGGATCGCATCAGGGGATCCGTCAGCTTCGCCAAGGCCGTAGACACCGTTTTCGTCGGTTACTTTGACGACAACTGTGTTCTGGCTCCAGTTGCTGGCTTTGTAATTGACCGGAATGAACTCGATGGATTTGATGGGCG
It encodes:
- a CDS encoding mandelate racemase/muconate lactonizing enzyme family protein, with the protein product MSLALNPAVAPIKSIEFIPVNYKASNWSQNTVVVKVTDENGVYGLGEADGSPDAILAYANIETEHKWLTNITEKAIGRLPIEINAIWDAMYDATQWQGMRGLGMFALSGIDMALYDLAGKQLGVPAYQLLGGTNKDKVHPYLTLYPAIPVDASLDVAIKGYAPLLEKAKAHNIRAVKVCVPIKADWSTKEVAYYLRELRGILGHDTDMMVDYLYRFTDWYEVARLLNSIEDLELYFAEATLQHDDLSGHAKLVENTRSRICGAEMSTTRFEAEEWITKGKVHLLQSDYNRCGGLTELRRITEMATANNVQVMPHNWKTGITSAAAIHYQFAVGNAPYFEYVHPEFCDGELRKYLVTPEAELVDGGFAKPTAPGLGIDLNQEFLASL